The Glycine max cultivar Williams 82 chromosome 12, Glycine_max_v4.0, whole genome shotgun sequence genome window below encodes:
- the LOC100776556 gene encoding pentatricopeptide repeat-containing protein At1g07740, mitochondrial: MNYRRAKTINPNPLIHYANNRSIPHTHKPRPHERPTPKFRKRIPFVTEVKTVEDPEEALSLFHRYKEQGFRHYYPSYAALLYKLARSRMFDAVETILAHMKDTEMQCRESVFIALFQHYGPEKAVELFNRMPQFNCTRTIQSFNALLNVLIDNDRFDEANDIFGKSYEMGFRPNTVTFNIMVKGRLAKGEWGKACEVFDEMLQKRVQPSVVTYNSLIGFLCRKGDLDKAMALLEDMGQKGKHANEVTYALLMEGLCSVEKTEEAKKLMFDMAYRGCKAQPVNFGVLMNDLGKRGKVEEAKSLLHEMKKRRLKPDVVTYNILINYLCKEGKAMEAYKVLLEMQIGGCVPNAATYRMVVDGLCQIGDFEVALSVLNAMLTSRHCPRSETFNCMVVGLLKSGNIDGSCFVLEEMEKRKLEFDLESWETIIKSACSENKGASELMTVLTSPCI, encoded by the coding sequence ATGAACTATCGCAGAGCCAAAACGATAAATCCAAACCCATTGATCCATTATGCCAATAATCGATCAATACCCCACACCCACAAACCTCGACCCCATGAAAGACCAACTCCAAAGTTCCGCAAGCGCATTCCCTTCGTCACCGAAGTCAAAACAGTGGAAGACCCGGAAGAAGCATTGTCCCTCTTTCACCGTTACAAAGAACAGGGTTTCCGGCACTATTACCCTTCCTATGCCGCATTACTCTACAAACTAGCTCGTTCTAGAATGTTCGATGCCGTTGAAACGATTCTCGCTCACATGAAAGACACCGAAATGCAATGCAGAGAGAGCGTTTTCATTGCCCTCTTTCAACATTACGGTCCCGAAAAAGCCGTTGAACTCTTCAACAGAATGCCTCAGTTCAATTGCACCCGCACGATACAGTCCTTCAACGCGCTTCTCAATGTTCTAATTGACAATGACAGGTTTGACGAGGCCAATGATATTTTTGGTAAATCCTATGAAATGGGTTTTCGTCCAAACACGGTCACGTTCAATATAATGGTGAAGGGGCGGTTGGCAAAGGGCGAGTGGGGGAAAGcatgtgaggtgtttgatgaaaTGCTTCAGAAGAGAGTGCAACCGAGTGTTGTCACTTATAATAGTCTCATTGGGTTTTTGTGTAGGAAGGGTGATTTGGATAAAGCAATGGCCTTGCTCGAGGACATGGGCCAGAAAGGAAAGCATGCAAATGAAGTAACATATGCGCTGTTGATGGAGGGTTTGTGCTCTGTGGAGAAGACTGAGGAAGCTAAGAAGCTTATGTTTGATATGGCATATCGCGGGTGTAAAGCTCAGCCGGTGaattttggtgttttgatgaatGATCTTGGTAAGAGAGGAAAGGTTGAAGAGGCCAAATCTTTGCTCCATGAGATGAAGAAAAGGCGGCTTAAGCCAGATGTTGTAACTTACAACATATTGATAAATTATCTTTGCAAGGAAGGTAAGGCAATGGAAGCTTACAAAGTCTTACTTGAGATGCAGATTGGGGGATGTGTGCCGAATGCAGCTACATACAGGATGGTGGTTGATGGTTTGTGCCAAATTGGGGATTTTGAGGTTGCTTTGAGTGTTTTGAATGCAATGCTTACTAGTAGACATTGTCCACGTTCGGAAACATTTAATTGTATGGTTGTTGGCTTGTTGAAATCTGGAAATATTGATGGTTCTTGCTTTGTTTTGGAAGAGATGGAGAAGAGAAAGCTAGAATTTGATTTGGAGAGCTGGGAAACTATAATAAAGTCTGCCTGTAGTGAGAATAAGGGTGCAAGTGAGCTCATGACTGTACTTACATCTCCGTGTATCTAA
- the LOC100784571 gene encoding dirigent protein 10: protein MARRESLSMTRALNAIAYVALIFLAFAMSCSTSTRILDEVERPEAEEANNAAESHVADQHHTLSFFMHDILGGSNPTARAVTGVVTNPALNAQVAFAKPNGANLPLNNGVPQNNNNGGILNNNNLPFLTGLGGTTANVFNNGGTGFPVTNTNQLPAGMTLQKVMFGTMTVFDDELTHGHEFGSGLVGKAQGFYIASAVDGTSQVMAFTAKFEENGYVDSLSFFGVHRAQVSESQIAIIGGTGKYVNAEGYAIIKTFPLSPQQHNTDGVQTLLQLTAYLAY, encoded by the coding sequence ATGGCACGCCGTGAATCTCTTTCCATGACAAGGGCCCTGAATGCCATAGCTTATGTGGCACTTATATTCCTTGCATTTGCAATGAGCTGCAGCACTTCAACTCGAATCCTGGATGAAGTAGAAAGACCAGAAGCAGAAGAAGCTAACAATGCTGCAGAATCCCATGTTGCTGACCAACACCACACGCTCTCGTTTTTCATGCACGACATTCTGGGAGGCTCCAACCCCACAGCCCGAGCGGTGACCGGCGTGGTCACCAATCCGGCTCTGAACGCTCAAGTGGCATTCGCCAAGCCCAACGGAGCAAACCTTCCTCTGAACAACGGCGTCCCACAGAACAACAACAACGGCGGAattctcaacaacaacaaccttccTTTCCTCACCGGCCTCGGCGGCACCACGGCCAACGTCTTCAACAACGGCGGCACCGGTTTCCCTGTCACCAACACCAACCAGCTCCCGGCGGGAATGACGCTGCAGAAGGTCATGTTTGGGACAATGACTGTGTTCGACGATGAGCTCACTCACGGGCATGAGTTTGGTTCCGGTTTGGTGGGGAAGGCGCAGGGATTTTACATAGCCAGTGCCGTCGACGGAACCAGCCAGGTTATGGCTTTCACCGCTAAGTTTGAAGAAAACGGTTACGTTGACAGTCTAAGCTTCTTTGGTGTGCATCGAGCGCAAGTTTCCGAGTCCCAAATTGCCATCATTGGAGGCACCGGAAAGTATGTCAACGCTGAGGGCTATGCGATTATTAAGACTTTTCCGCTGAGCCCTCAGCAACATAACACTGATGGTGTCCAGACTCTGTTGCAGCTCACTGCCTATCTTGCCTATTAG